One Xiphophorus maculatus strain JP 163 A chromosome 10, X_maculatus-5.0-male, whole genome shotgun sequence genomic region harbors:
- the LOC102219373 gene encoding alpha-tectorin-like isoform X5: MAGRILLPLLLLSATAGVATQTTTASETTQAGISTQRQAGVSTQSQAGISTQRQAGVSTQSQAGLSTQRQAGVSTQSQAGVSTQSQAGISTQRQAGVSTQSQAGISTQRQAGVSTQSQAGLSTQRQAGVTSQSQAGMTNQSQAGLSTQRQAGVSTQSQAGVTNQSQAGLSTQQQAGVSTQSQAGFSTQRQAGVSTQSQAGLSTQQQAGVSTQSQAGFSTQRQAGVSTQSQAGVTNQSQAGLSTQRQAGVTSQSQAGLSTQQQAGVSTQSQAGFSTQRQAGVSTQSQAGVTNQSQAGFSTQRQAGVSTQSQAGVTNQSQAGFSTQRQAGVSTQSQAGVTNQSQAGLSTQQQAGVTSQSQAGLSTQRQAGVSTQSQAGLSTQRQAGMTNQSQAGLSTQQQAGVSTQSQAGLSTQRQAGVSTQSQAGMTNQSQAGLSTQQQAGVSTQSQAGLSTQRQAGVSTQSQAGVTNQSQAGLSTQRQAGVSTQSQAGLSTQRQAGVSTQSQAGVSTQSQAGVSTQSQAGMSTQSQAGVSTQRQAGVTPQSQGPLYPIAGTISSQSDDGSSPAISLLRSFNYFGQSYSQIYVNHNGDLTFDAPWYSYTPQRFPMYGSKDVIAPFWTDLDNRGNGDIYYIQYTSGSILQQVTQDINRYFPALNFQANWVFIATWHEVAYFPTTGTQTTFQAVLTTNGQYSFVLMNYGSIASTSRYVQAGYDTISSSHHFTIPGSFSSDATGPNSTFSLGSNVNVPGRWAFRVDHGSLVCNFNGQPVQLGDSFWSDSTCAQKCICTRAGLQCSNNPCSFSQICRPAAFQYSCQTVQRQTCTVTGDPHYYTFDNSVFHFQGTCTYVLSEQCQNGLPYYRVEGKNGHQGSTHVSWTVLVKVFVHDENIELVKGHQSQAKVNGSFVSTPFSLRNGSIQVYQSGFSVIISTDFGLMVSYDRFLYVRISLPYTYQNSTCGLCGNFNNRPEDDFRTREGEVVSSDVDFANSWKAAGDDEPGCDPHCSGLACAGCTAAQTALYRNSAHCGILENSTGPFAACHQQLPPRSFVDSCVYDLCVSGGYQPILCQALNVYSSQCQQNGIQPQSWRRSGFCEIPCPANSHFEAQGTGCPSTCVNPNSTNNCPLPNQESCVCNSGYLLSGGVCVPHSDCGCSFEGHYYRSGETVILDADCGRRCTCRFGSMTCSSHTCGQHESCRVEDGVRGCRPNSFATCWTRGPGSYNTFDGVMYQYPGACRLTLAKVMGSSDRTHFMITVEKVPQGPQGFSNVLKFEAQGTQVAIEMSNTSTVKVDGQLTRLPFSSGSNRIRIFQSSTHSVILRTAFGVTLQTVWPHFVRVTAPGVYSGLLGGLCGNYNADQNDDFRTPNGTLVTDSQMFGDSWRDGSLADHCVESRPRNPATNLRSSEYCGVLTSPTGPFTSCWAAVNPWQQVDACVEILQGSRDPASTLCEVLRDYALMCQHNDGSLGQWRNATGCVPTCPSNSHYELCGSSCPSSCPSLSFPFTCDTQCQEGCQCNDGFVLNGNQCVPPTSCGCFHDGRYRQAGEQFWDGEACQSFCTCNGVTGVVQCSPNSCGPQESCHVVGGEFGCHPNPHGTCSASGDPHYLTFDGKAYDFQGTCRYVLATVCNDTVDLHQFSVKAKNEPWFGLPVSITAEVVVDVLGYEVRMSRGNIGTVEVNGITRNLPIVFNGSLSIFGSGSQTFVNAAFGLSVMYDGSSTVSISVPPSYRGNMCGLCGNFNGNQTDDFHTPSGALSNTADAFGAAWKVPGNHTCSDGCGSSCAQCNDDRSARAQCEVIRAADGPFSFCHEEVDPAPYFSDCVFDVCVSGNRGSDLLCRALETYVSACQSANVRIYPWRQNTTCRTECPANSHYELCGTDCGHTCASSIDAACDHVCSEGCFCDEGFSRSGTSCVPVESCGCQHDGFYFNAGESFWTDGCSQQCECQAPNVLICSPSSCTPTQECTIRDGQLGCYDAMSTCTVLGDPHYITFDGALTHFQGSCSYVITESLRHSNNETQYKVVATNKHRGNNFVSFVSSVDIFLSNHPESAHVRLGPNKRVKVNGAEVSLPTTAGTFGQVMRQGSYIVFNAADVVVQFDGSSTLLVRMGRNYQNRVSGMCGNFNGDPNDDKVLPNGTLAQNDNQFGHSWKSETSQEGCGSTDQRSGDGLSDCRFIEEYKELCRVITNTSGPFSSCHLHSNPQPFFTSCVYDLCLYTPANGMLCSAVSAYEKTCTNLGLSIPNWRSPLRCAETDPCEQLDCAEYEWCGKKNGVYGCFCDEQHHRPNNESYDSNIECSSSSGTMSVSRCQLFEAGFHSSALHLHDSSCNGTLQDGRLIFHFDNDGHLCGTALRSNGTHFMYENTIQGHVDPHGGLISRERNLHLDFSCVYPLAQALSMAVGINPVESILRKKLPVGTGSYSVRMIPYEDEGFHFPLSTNGNIELEVDQMFYMEVRTEGVDQRQFATVLDSCWATPVNQANYPVRWDLIASQCPNPEDGTVEVIQNGVSTVSRFSFRMFSFTNHTQIYLHCSVHLCLLRNNNCRAHCYPGYHTLFKRDVSYHDSSALSIGPLVLVAQPNTGGLIQRNGVNRKISTSDGTGHLASIVTLIVSLLMTRILVN; encoded by the exons ctGGATTGTCAACTCAACAACAAG ctGGAGTGTCAACTCAAAGTCAAG ctgGATTTTCAACTCAGCGTCAAG ctGGAGTGTCAACTCAAAGTCAAG ctGGAGTGACAAATCAAAGTCAAG ctgGATTTTCAACTCAGCGTCAAG ctGGAGTGTCAACTCAAAGTCAAG ctGGAGTGACAAATCAAAGTCAAG ctgGATTTTCAACTCAGCGTCAAG ctGGAGTGTCAACTCAAAGTCAAG ctGGAGTGACAAATCAAAGTCAAG ctGGATTGTCAACTCAACAACAAG ctGGAGTGACATCTCAAAGTCAAG ctgGATTGTCAACTCAGCGTCAAG ctGGAGTGTCAACACAAAGTCAAG ctgGATTGTCAACTCAGCGTCAAG ctGGAATGACAAATCAAAGTCAAG ctGGATTGTCAACTCAACAACAAG ctGGAGTGTCAACTCAAAGTCAAG ctgGATTGTCAACTCAGCGTCAAG ctGGAGTGTCAACTCAAAGTCAAG ctGGAATGACAAATCAAAGTCAAG ctgGATTGTCAACTCAACAACAAG ctGGAGTGTCAACACAAAGTCAAG ctgGATTGTCAACTCAGCGTCAAG ctGGAGTGTCAACTCAAAGTCAAG ctGGAGTGACAAATCAAAGTCAAG ctgGATTGTCAACTCAGCGTCAAG ctGGAGTGTCAACACAAAGTCAAG ctgGATTGTCAACTCAGCGTCAAG ctGGAGTGTCAACTCAAAGTCAAG ctGGAGTGTCAACTCAAAGTCAAG ctGGAGTGTCAACTCAAAGTCAAG CTGGAATGTCAACTCAAAGTCAAG ctgGAGTATCAACTCAGCGTCAAG CTGGAGTGACACCTCAAAGTCAAG gaCCCCTCTACCCAATTGCTGGAACAATAAGCTCTCAATCAGATGATGGAAGCTCACCTGCAATTTCACTCCTACGATCCTTTAACTATTTTGGACAGTCTTACTCTCAGATTTAC GTGAACCACAACGGAGATCTGACCTTTGATGCACCATGGTATAGTTATACTCCTCAACGTTTTCCAATGTATGGAAGCAAAGACGTCATTGCTCCGTTCTGGACTGATTTAGACAACAGAGGAAATGGTGATATCTACTATATTCAGTACACCAGCGGCTCTATTCTCCAACAAGTTACACAGGACATCAATAGATACTTCCCAGCTCTTAACTTTCAGGCAAACTGGGTCTTCATAGCAACATGGCATGAAGTTGCCTATTTTCCAACAACTGGAACA CAAACAACCTTTCAGGCAGTCTTGACTACCAATGGCCAATATTCATTTGTGCTGATGAATTATGGCTCAATAGCCTCCACGTCAAGATATGTACAG GCTGGATACGATACGATCAGTTCCTCTCACCACTTCACCATCCCTGGATCATTCTCTAGTGACGCAACCGGACCTAACTCAACTTTTAGTCTTGGCAGTAATGTCAACGTACCCGGTCGCTGGGCCTTCCGTGTCGATCATGGATCATTAGTCTGTAATTTTAATG gtcaACCTGTTCAACTTGGTGACTCTTTCTGGAGTGACAGCACCTGTGCACAGAAATGCATCTGCACCAGAGCAGGGCTGCAATGCTCCAACAATCCCTGCTCCTTCTCCCAAATCTGTCGGCCAGCTGCCTTTCAGTACTCCTGCCAGACTGTGCAAAGACAAACCTGCACCGTCACTGGAGATCCACATTACTACACCTTTGACAACTCAGTGTTTCACTTTCAAGGCACATGCACTTACGTTCTGTCAGAGCAGTGTCAGAACGGACTGCCCTACTACAGAGTGGAGGGGAAGAATGGGCATCAGGGTAGCACTCATGTTTCATGGACAGTACTGGTCAAAGTCTTTGTTCATGATGAAAATATCGAGCTGGTTAAAGGACATCAAAGTCAGGCCAAG GTCAACGGAAGCTTTGTATCAACTCCGTTTTCCCTCAGAAACGGCTCTATCCAGGTTTATCAGTCAGGTTTCTCTGTGATCATCAGCACTGACTTTGGCCTGATGGTTTCTTATGACAGGTTTTTATATGTCCGAATCAGTTTGCCCTACACTTACCAAAATAGCACATGTGGGCTCTGCGGAAACTTCAACAATCGCCCTGAGGATGACTTTCGAACCCGTGAAGGTGAAGTGGTGAGCTCTGATGTGGATTTTGCCAACAGCTGGAAAGCTGCTGGTGATGATGAGCCTGGCTGTGATCCTCATTGTTCAGGTCTGGCCTGTGCTGGCTGCACAGCAGCTCAGACAGCACTGTACAGAAACTCTGCCCACTGTGGTATTCTTGAGAACAGCACAGGTCCGTTTGCTGCATGCCATCAACAACTTCCTCCAAGATCTTTTGTGGACAGCTGTGTGTATGATCTCTGTGTCAGTGGAGGGTATCAACCCATTCTGTGCCAAGCCCTAAATGTCTACTCAAGTCAGTGTCAACAAAATGGGATCCAGCCGCAAAGCTGGCGGCGTTCTGGCTTCTGTG AAATCCCCTGCCCAGCCAATAGCCACTTTGAGGCCCAGGGTACAGGATGTCCATCTACATGTGTCAACCCCAATTCCACCAACAACTGCCCCCTCCCAAACCAAGAGAGCTGTGTCTGCAATTCAGGCTACCTCCTGAGTGGAGGGGTCTGTGTCCCTCATTCTGACTGTGGCTGCAGCTTTGAGGGTCACTACTACCGCTCAGGAGAAACTGTCATACTGGATGCAGACTGTGGGAGGCGCTGTACATGCAGATTTGGCTCCATGACTTGCAGCTCTCACACCTGTGGCCAACATGAGTCCTGCAGGGTGGAGGATGGAGTAAGAGGTTGCAGACCAAACAGCTTTGCAACATGTTGGACAAGAGGCCCAGGATCATACAATACATTTGATGGAGTGATGTATCAGTACCCTGGAGCATGTCGCCTGACCCTTGCCAAAGTTATGGGATCCTCTGATCGCACACACTTCATGattactgtggaaaaagttcctCAGGGGCCACAGGGTTTCTCTAATGTGCTAAAATTTGAGGCACAGGGAACACAAGTTGCTATTGAGATGTCAAATACTAGCACCGTTAAG GTTGATGGCCAACTGACCAGACTGCCATTCAGCTCTGGATCCAACAGAATCCGTATCTTCCAAAGCAGCACTCACAGTGTCATCCTTCGCACAGCCTTTGGTGTAACTCTGCAGACTGTCTGGCCTCATTTTGTCCGTGTCACTGCACCAGGTGTCTACAGTGGTTTATTAGGTGGACTTTGTGGAAACTACAATGCTGACCAGAATGACGATTTCCGTACACCCAATGGTACTCTAGTCACTGACTCCCAGATGTTTGGGGACAGTTGGCGAGATGGCTCCCTGGCAGATCACTGTGTGGAAAGCAGACCTCGTAATCCTGCAACCAATTTACGTTCCAGTGAGTACTGTGGAGTTCTTACTTCACCCACTGGGCCCTTTACATCATGCTGGGCTGCAGTGAACCCCTGGCAGCAGGTAGATGCATGTGTAGAAATCCTCCAAGGCTCCAGAGATCCAGCATCAACGCTGTGTGAGGTCCTCCGAGATTATGCACTGATGTGTCAACATAACGATGGATCCTTGGGACAGTGGAGGAATGCAACTGGCTGTG TACCAACCTGTCCATCAAACAGTCATTATGAACTCTGTGGAAGTTCATGTCCGTCTTCCTGCCCCAGCCTCTCCTTCCCCTTCACCTGTGACACTCAGTGCCAGGAGGGATGCCAGTGTAATGATGGGTTTGTCCTCAATGGTAACCAGTGTGTGCCTCCAACATCCTGTGGATGCTTTCATGATGGACGATATCGGCAAGCTGGAGAACAGTTCTGGGATGGAGAAGCATGTCAGAGCTTTTGCACCTGTAATGGTGTAACTGGTGTAGTCCAATGTTCCCCAAATTCATGTGGACCTCAGGAGTCCTGCCATGTTGTGGGGGGTGAGTTTGGCTGCCATCCCAACCCTCATGGCACCTGCTCGGCCTCTGGAGACCCTCACTACCTGACCTTTGATGGCAAGGCTTATGACTTCCAGGGAACCTGCCGCTATGTTCTGGCAACAGTGTGCAATGACACTGTGGACCTTCACCAGTTTTCTGTGAAAGCAAAGAATGAACCGTGGTTTGGACTGCCAGTTTCTATCACGGCTGAAGTGGTTGTTGATGTCTTGGGCTATGAAGTGCGTATGTCGAGAGGCAACATTGGTACTGTGGAG GTGAATGGAATCACAAGAAACCTGCCCATTGTTTTCAATGGAAGCCTGTCAATTTTTGGAAGTGGATCTCAAACATTTGTCAACGCAGCTTTTGGACTGAGCGTCATGTATGATGGAAGTAGCACAGTGTCCATTTCGGTGCCCCCAAGCTACAG AGGAAACATGTGTGGACTTTGTGGAAACTTCAATGGAAATCAAACTGATGATTTCCACACTCCAAGTGGAGCATTGTCCAACACTGCAGATGCTTTTGGGGCAGCTTGGAAGGTTCCTGGAAACCACACCTGTAGTGACGGCTGTGGCTCTTCATGCGCACAATGCAATGATGACCGATCTGCCAGGGCCCAGTGTGAGGTGATCCGGGCAGCTGACGGCCCCTTCAGCTTCTGCCACGAGGAGGTGGATCCAGCACCATATTTCAGTGACTGCGTCTTTGATGTCTGCGTGTCGGGAAATCGAGGCAGTGATCTCCTGTGCAGGGCTCTAGAGACATACGTCAGTGCCTGTCAGTCTGCTAATGTCCGAATCTACCCTTGGAGACAAAACACCACTTGCA gaACTGAGTGCCCAGCCAACAGCCATTATGAGCTGTGTGGAACAGACTGCGGCCACACCTGTGCCAGCAGCATTGATGCTGCCTGTGACCATGTTTGCTCTGAGGGATGTTTCTGTGATGAAGGTTTTTCCAGGAGTGGAACAAGCTGTGTGCCTGTGGAGAGCTGTGGCTGTCAGCATGACGGCTTCTATTTCAAT GCCGGTGAGTCCTTCTGGACAGACGGTTGCTCCCAACAGTGTGAATGTCAAGCGCCCAATGTCCTGATCTGCAGTCCCTCATCATGCACTCCTACACAAGAGTGCACCATCAGAGATGGCCAGCTGGGCTGTTACGACGCCATGTCTACCTGTACTGTATTGGGTGACCCACACTACATCACCTTCGATGGAGCCCTAACTCATTTCCAGGGATCATGCTCTTACGTCATCACTGAAAGCTTGAGACACAGCAACAATGAAACTCAGTACAAAGTCGTGGCCACCAACAAGCACAGAGGAAACAACTTTGTGTCTTTCGTGTCATCAGTTGATATATTCCTCTCAAATCATCCAGAGAGTGCTCATGTCAGACTCGGACCGAACAAGAGAGTCAag GTAAATGGAGCAGAGGTTTCTCTTCCCACCACTGCAGGAACTTTTGGTCAGGTGATGAGGCAGGGAAGTTACATAGTGTTTAATGCTGCTGATGTCGTAGTCCAGTTTGATGGCTCCAGTACTTTACTGGTCAGGATGGGCCGCAACTACCAGAACAGAGTTAGTGGAATGTGTGGGAACTTCAATGGTGATCCCAATGATGACAAAGTTTTGCCCAATGGTACTTTGGCCCAAAACGACAACCAGTTTGGCCACAGCTGGAAATCAGAGACAAGCCAAGAAGG ATGTGGATCCACTGATCAGAGAAGTGGTGATGGACTAAGTGACTGCCGCTTCATAGAAGAatacaaagaactctgcagagTCATCACCAACACCAGTGGCCCATTCAGTTCTTGTCACCTGCATTCAAACCCCCAACCAtttttcacttcctgtgtttacGATCTCTGCCTCTATACACCAGCCAATGGCATGCTGTGTTCTGCTGTCTCTGCTTATGAGAAAACCTGCACCAATTTGGGCCTTAGCATCCCCAACTGGCGCTCTCCTTTGCGTTGTG CTGAGACTGACCCCTGTGAACAGCTGGACTGCGCAGAGTATGAGTGGTGTGGTAAGAAAAATGGTGTGTACGGCTGCTTCTGTGACGAGCAACATCATCGACCCAACAATGAGAGCTACG ACTCAAACATTGAATGCTCCAGCAGTTCTGGCACCATGTCAGTGTCTCGCTGCCAGCTGTTTGAAGCGGGCTTCCACTCCAGTGCTCTCCATCTCCATGACAGCTCTTGCAACGGGACTCTCCAGGACGGACGACTCATCTTCCATTTTGACAATGACGGCCATCTGTGTGGGACAGCTCTTAGG AGCAATGGAACTCACTTCATGTATGAGAACACTATTCAAGGGCATGTGGATCCTCATGGAGGTTTGATTAGCCGTGAGAGGAATCTTCATCTGGATTTCTCCTGTGTTTACCCTCTGGCTCAGGCTCTGTCAATGGCTGTGGGCATCAACCCTGTGGAGAG CATTTTGAGGAAGAAGCTTCCTGTTGGCACTGGATCTTATAGTGTGAGGATGATCCCCTATGAGGATGAAGGCTTCCACTTCCCCTTGAGCACTAATGGAAACATAGAACTGGAAGttgatcaaatgttttacatgGAGGTGCGAACAGAAGGGGTGGATCAGCGCCAGTTTGCCACAGTTCTGGACTCTTGCTGGGCCACGCCAGTCAACCAAGCAAACTATCCTGTCCGCTGGGATCTCATTGCTTCGCA GTGTCCTAATCCAGAAGATGGAACCGTAGAGGTGATTCAGAACGGTGTCTCCACTGTGTCTCGTTTCTCCTTCAGGATGTTCAGCTTCACCAACCACACACAGATTTACTTGCACTGCAGTGTCCACTTGTGTCTTTTGAGAAACAACAACTGCAGAGCT cattgCTACCCGGGTTACCACACTCTATTCAAGAGGGACGTATCTTACCATGACTCTTCAGCTCTGTCAATTGGACCACTGGTGCTTGTGGCACAACCAAACACTG GTGGACTAATCCAAAGAAACGGTGTGAATCGAAAGATATCGACGTCAGATGGTACAGGCCATCTGGCATCAATTGTTACCCTGATTGTCAGTTTGCTGATGACCAGAATTCTGGTCAATTAA